The Hyphomicrobium sp. 99 genome contains the following window.
AACGCATCCGCGCGAAGAAGCCGATCCGATCGGAGACAACCTCAAAAGCCCGGCGCCCGGCATCGTGCACCGGTATGCGGACCGCGTGCTTGTGAAAATCGCGAGCGTCTGCCCCGTCTATTGCCGCTTCTGCTTCCGCCGCGAAATGGTGGGACCCACGAACGGAGAAGCGCTGTCAGCCGAAGATCTGGCAGTCGCTCTCGACTACATCGCCGCCAATCCCAACATCTGGGAAGTCATCCTGACGGGAGGCGATCCGTTCATCCTCTCGCCACGCCGCATCCGCGAAGTCACCATGGCGTTGTCGGCGATCCCCCACGTCAAAATATTGCGATGGCATACGCGCGTGCCGGTCGTTGATCCTGATCGCGTCAGCGACGAACTCATCGCGGCTTTGAAAGCAACCACGAAGACAGTCTTCGTCGGACTTCACACGAACCACGCCCGAGAGCTTGAAGGAGCCGCAACCGATGCGATTGCCCGGCTCGTCGATGCGGGGATCCCGCTCGTCAGTCAAACGGTGCTGCTGAAAGGCGTCAACGACAACGTCGAGACGCTCGAAGCCCTGATGCGCCGCCTCGTCGAGCTTCGGGTGAAGCCC
Protein-coding sequences here:
- a CDS encoding lysine-2,3-aminomutase-like protein; protein product: MTLIERKLTSIDDLIDAKLASNDDRTALTNVSARYAVALTPVIANLIDPSAADDPIARQFIPSAKELETHPREEADPIGDNLKSPAPGIVHRYADRVLVKIASVCPVYCRFCFRREMVGPTNGEALSAEDLAVALDYIAANPNIWEVILTGGDPFILSPRRIREVTMALSAIPHVKILRWHTRVPVVDPDRVSDELIAALKATTKTVFVGLHTNHARELEGAATDAIARLVDAGIPLVSQTVLLKGVNDNVETLEALMRRLVELRVKPYYLHHGDLAPGTAHFRTTIAEGRALMAGLRQRLSGLALPTYVLDLPGAFGKVSIERHSGVGDDGVETFTDRDGLTHRYEDACAAPEVP